The proteins below come from a single Vibrio cyclitrophicus genomic window:
- the kduD gene encoding 2-dehydro-3-deoxy-D-gluconate 5-dehydrogenase KduD, with protein sequence MMLESFNLEGKVAIVTGCDTGLGQGMAIGLAEAGCKVVGVNRVEPVDTIEKMNKSSHTFLDVRADLLKQEEIPGIIDKALTEFGRIDILVNNAGIIRREDAIEFSEQNWDDVMNINTKTVFFMSQSVAKQFKAQGTGGKIINIASMLSFQGGIRVPSYTASKSAVMGITRAMANEWASDNINVNAIAPGYMATNNTQALREDADRNQAILERIPADRWGTPKDVAGPCVFLASSASDYINGYTIAVDGGWLAR encoded by the coding sequence ATGATGTTAGAGTCATTCAATCTGGAAGGTAAAGTAGCGATAGTGACGGGTTGTGATACTGGCCTTGGTCAAGGTATGGCAATTGGTCTGGCTGAAGCTGGATGTAAAGTGGTGGGCGTTAATCGTGTTGAGCCAGTAGATACCATTGAAAAAATGAATAAATCGAGTCATACGTTTTTAGACGTACGTGCCGACCTTCTAAAGCAAGAAGAGATTCCTGGAATTATAGATAAAGCGCTGACTGAATTTGGTCGCATCGACATCCTTGTTAATAATGCCGGCATCATTCGTCGAGAAGATGCGATTGAGTTTTCTGAGCAAAACTGGGATGACGTAATGAACATCAATACTAAGACTGTTTTCTTTATGTCTCAGTCGGTTGCGAAGCAGTTTAAAGCGCAAGGTACTGGCGGCAAGATCATCAATATCGCATCAATGCTCTCTTTCCAAGGTGGTATTCGTGTTCCTTCGTATACAGCGTCTAAGAGTGCTGTAATGGGTATCACCCGCGCGATGGCGAACGAATGGGCGAGCGATAACATTAATGTCAATGCGATTGCACCTGGATATATGGCAACCAACAATACTCAAGCACTGCGTGAAGATGCTGATCGTAACCAAGCTATTCTTGAGCGCATTCCTGCTGATCGCTGGGGTACACCTAAAGATGTCGCTGGCCCATGTGTGTTCTTAGCATCATCTGCATCGGATTATATTAATGGTTATACCATTGCTGTCGATGGTGGATGGTTAGCACGCTAA
- a CDS encoding sodium:solute symporter family protein, whose amino-acid sequence MNIDMLVVGVYFIFMIAIGVIFKRFAGSSTSDYFRGGGKMLWWMVGSTAFMTQFSAWTFTGAAGKAFTDGFPIMVIFMANAFGFLLSWLFFSYRFRQMRVVTPIEGVRRRFGATNEQVFTWATMPTSVVYTGIWLNGLALFVSAVFKVDIETTIVVTGLIVLFISVLGGAWGVVASDFVQMVVIMAVTVVCAVAALAKIGGPANLIEQFPADSVMGSDMNYPLLFVSWFIFMFVKQLQNINNMQDSYRFLTAKDSTNARKAALLAFVLMLIGPAIWFLPPWVTAIIYPEAATVHAAELGSKAADAVYLVFVENVMPVGMVGLLMSAVFAATMSSMDSGLNRNSGVFVRNFYAPIIDKNADDKKLMRVSQFMTMVFGILIIMVALFINSLRGLSLFDAMMYVSTLLQMPILVPLFFGMFIKKTPDWAAWATLAVGMLVSYIVSFVLTADVVANLLNLEVPFTGREASDLKVLLGVIGHLVITGGFFCLTTKFYKEPVGERNTELKEFWSDVATPVIEEEGQDEMDRQQRDMLGKLILVFGALVTAMVLIPNPFWGRMAFIFCGAVIVTVGSLLLKSARKTPRLEMSTSK is encoded by the coding sequence ATGAATATCGACATGCTCGTTGTTGGTGTCTACTTTATCTTTATGATAGCGATTGGCGTCATCTTCAAACGTTTTGCAGGCAGTTCTACCAGTGATTACTTTCGTGGAGGAGGCAAGATGTTGTGGTGGATGGTTGGCTCTACCGCATTCATGACGCAGTTTAGTGCCTGGACATTTACTGGCGCTGCGGGTAAAGCTTTTACCGATGGGTTCCCAATCATGGTTATTTTCATGGCGAACGCATTTGGCTTTCTACTTTCGTGGTTGTTCTTTTCATACCGCTTTCGACAAATGCGTGTTGTTACACCTATTGAAGGTGTGCGTCGTCGCTTCGGTGCAACGAATGAACAAGTGTTTACGTGGGCAACAATGCCGACAAGCGTGGTCTACACCGGTATTTGGCTAAATGGTCTCGCACTTTTCGTTAGTGCTGTGTTTAAAGTTGATATCGAAACCACGATCGTTGTGACTGGTTTGATTGTTCTCTTTATTTCGGTGTTGGGCGGAGCGTGGGGTGTAGTAGCTTCAGACTTTGTACAAATGGTTGTGATAATGGCGGTGACCGTGGTTTGTGCGGTAGCTGCATTGGCAAAAATTGGTGGCCCAGCGAATCTTATCGAGCAATTCCCTGCCGACAGTGTCATGGGCTCTGATATGAACTATCCATTGCTGTTCGTATCTTGGTTTATCTTCATGTTCGTTAAGCAATTGCAAAACATCAACAACATGCAAGATTCTTATCGCTTCTTAACGGCAAAAGACTCTACTAACGCACGTAAAGCCGCCCTACTTGCGTTCGTATTAATGCTGATTGGGCCGGCGATTTGGTTCTTACCACCCTGGGTAACGGCAATTATCTATCCTGAAGCGGCAACTGTACATGCGGCTGAACTTGGTAGTAAAGCAGCGGATGCAGTTTACCTAGTGTTTGTCGAAAACGTCATGCCGGTTGGTATGGTGGGACTGCTTATGTCGGCTGTATTTGCGGCAACAATGTCTTCAATGGATTCAGGTCTAAACCGAAATTCAGGTGTGTTCGTGCGTAACTTTTACGCACCAATCATAGACAAAAACGCGGATGACAAGAAGTTGATGCGAGTGAGTCAATTCATGACTATGGTCTTCGGCATATTGATCATCATGGTGGCTCTGTTCATTAACTCTCTTCGTGGCTTGAGCCTTTTCGACGCAATGATGTACGTAAGTACGCTGTTACAGATGCCGATTCTAGTGCCGTTATTCTTCGGTATGTTTATTAAGAAAACGCCCGACTGGGCAGCCTGGGCGACATTGGCTGTGGGCATGTTGGTGTCTTACATCGTGAGTTTTGTGCTTACAGCAGATGTCGTTGCCAATCTATTAAACCTAGAAGTTCCGTTCACAGGACGTGAAGCGAGTGACCTAAAAGTTCTACTTGGGGTTATTGGTCACCTTGTGATCACGGGTGGTTTCTTCTGTCTAACAACTAAGTTCTACAAAGAGCCAGTGGGTGAACGAAACACAGAACTTAAAGAGTTTTGGAGTGATGTTGCGACTCCTGTTATCGAAGAGGAAGGACAAGATGAAATGGATCGCCAACAACGCGACATGCTAGGCAAACTCATTCTGGTTTTCGGTGCACTTGTAACGGCGATGGTACTAATCCCGAATCCGTTCTGGGGTCGCATGGCCTTTATCTTCTGTGGCGCAGTGATTGTTACTGTGGGTTCTCTGTTATTGAAAAGTGCGAGGAAAACGCCTCGTTTAGAAATGTCTACATCCAAGTAA
- a CDS encoding RpiB/LacA/LacB family sugar-phosphate isomerase — protein sequence MKIALMMENSQAGKNAMVSAELESVAGGFGHDVFNLGMTDENDHHLTYIHLGIMASILINSKAVDFVVTGCGTGQGALMSLNLHPGVVCGYCLEPSDAFLFNQINNGNAIALAFAKGFGWAGELNVRYIFEKAFTGERGQGYPLDRAEPQQRNAALLNEVKAAVVKDNFIDSLRAIDQDLVKTAVGSPRFQQCFFDNCQNQAIADYVRSLLD from the coding sequence ATGAAAATCGCATTAATGATGGAAAACAGTCAAGCAGGCAAAAATGCAATGGTATCAGCTGAACTAGAGTCAGTTGCTGGTGGTTTTGGTCACGATGTTTTCAACCTAGGAATGACAGATGAGAACGATCACCACTTAACGTATATTCATCTAGGTATTATGGCGAGCATTCTGATTAACTCAAAGGCTGTTGACTTTGTTGTGACAGGATGTGGCACTGGTCAAGGTGCTTTGATGTCGCTGAACTTACATCCAGGCGTGGTTTGTGGTTACTGTTTAGAACCTTCTGATGCGTTCTTGTTCAACCAAATCAACAACGGCAACGCTATCGCGCTCGCTTTTGCGAAAGGTTTTGGTTGGGCTGGTGAACTGAACGTTCGTTACATCTTTGAAAAAGCTTTCACAGGTGAGCGTGGTCAAGGTTACCCGTTAGATCGAGCAGAGCCACAACAACGCAATGCCGCGCTTCTTAATGAGGTGAAAGCAGCGGTAGTGAAGGATAACTTTATTGATTCACTGCGCGCTATCGATCAAGATCTAGTGAAGACTGCTGTGGGTAGCCCTCGTTTCCAACAGTGTTTCTTTGATAATTGCCAAAACCAAGCAATTGCTGATTATGTCCGTTCGCTTTTGGACTAA
- the kdgR gene encoding DNA-binding transcriptional regulator KdgR, whose protein sequence is MEKSTQPEAVSSVLKVFNILESLGEQKEIGVSDLSQRLMMSKATTYRFLQTMKMLGYVSQQGEADRYSLTLKMFELGSKSLEWVDMITIAEKEMRVISEETNETIHLGALDHGSIIYIHKIDSSFALRMHSRVGRRNPLHTTAIGKVLLAERDEEFVRTQLADAEFVKSTKNTLENVDQLVDELKAVKLQHFGEDNEEQEPGLRCIAAPVYDRFGTVIAGVSISFPTIRFDEEKKAYYVELLHNAGRNISKQLGFNDYPIK, encoded by the coding sequence ATGGAGAAGTCCACCCAGCCAGAAGCCGTTTCATCGGTATTAAAAGTTTTTAATATTCTTGAATCTCTGGGGGAACAGAAGGAAATAGGCGTATCAGACCTTTCACAACGTCTAATGATGTCTAAGGCCACTACCTACCGCTTTCTACAAACCATGAAAATGCTTGGCTATGTATCTCAACAAGGCGAAGCTGACAGATACTCACTTACATTAAAGATGTTTGAGCTTGGCTCAAAGTCACTCGAGTGGGTTGATATGATCACAATCGCCGAGAAAGAGATGCGTGTGATTTCAGAAGAGACCAATGAAACCATTCACTTAGGTGCGTTGGACCATGGCTCTATCATCTACATACACAAAATCGATTCTAGCTTCGCCCTACGCATGCACTCACGCGTTGGTCGAAGAAATCCTCTGCATACGACTGCGATTGGTAAAGTATTATTGGCAGAACGTGACGAAGAATTCGTTCGCACTCAGTTGGCAGACGCCGAATTTGTGAAAAGTACAAAAAATACCCTTGAAAATGTCGACCAACTTGTCGATGAACTTAAAGCGGTTAAGCTACAGCACTTTGGCGAAGATAATGAAGAACAAGAGCCAGGCTTACGTTGTATCGCAGCTCCAGTTTACGACCGCTTTGGTACCGTAATTGCCGGTGTCTCAATTTCATTTCCTACTATTCGATTTGATGAAGAGAAAAAAGCTTACTATGTGGAGTTACTGCACAACGCAGGCAGAAATATATCCAAGCAATTAGGGTTTAATGATTACCCAATCAAATAA
- a CDS encoding cupin domain-containing protein, translated as MFVYNEDVKMEDLGAGVSRKVLAHSENVMAVEVHFETGAVGALHTHPHEQLTYVLSGAFEFTIGDVTKVVRAGDTMYKEPGIEHGCVCLEAGVLIDNFTPMRKDFV; from the coding sequence ATGTTTGTGTATAACGAAGACGTGAAAATGGAAGATCTTGGCGCGGGAGTTTCCCGCAAGGTGCTTGCTCATAGCGAGAACGTGATGGCTGTAGAAGTTCATTTCGAAACAGGCGCAGTTGGTGCGTTGCATACCCATCCTCATGAGCAGCTCACATACGTTTTGTCGGGAGCCTTTGAGTTCACGATTGGCGATGTAACGAAAGTGGTGCGCGCAGGCGACACTATGTACAAAGAGCCGGGTATCGAACATGGCTGTGTTTGCCTAGAAGCCGGCGTATTAATTGATAACTTTACGCCAATGCGTAAAGACTTTGTTTAA
- a CDS encoding IS4 family transposase, whose amino-acid sequence MTYIEPTLWAQKQFGQAHLNDPRRTQRLVALAASLAEQPGVPVSKLIISPAEMEGAYRFIRNEKIKAEDIAEAGFYVTAQEALKQQTLLALEDTTSLSYAHRSIRDELGHSNQGNRHRAMFVHSTLLFAPDTQSVIGLIEQQRWTRDIEKRGQRHQHATRPYKEKESYKWEQASRYVAERLGDKMSDVISVCDREADLFEYLTYKREQQQRFLVRSMQSRCIEEHDNRLYSYASTLSSAGEKVLEIPQKGGRKARKAHLDIKYAPVTLKSPANKKEFDNIPLYYVGCIEQGENNDKLAWHLLTSEPITSKEEALKMVSYYERRWLIEDFHKVWKSEGTEVEQLRMQSKDNLERLSVILAFIATRLLQLRFMNESDELSKTSCEQVLKGKAWKLMWLKLEKKQLPKEAPNISWAYNGIARLGGWKNTKRTGRASIKTLWQGWFRLQTILEGYELAKSLD is encoded by the coding sequence ATGACCTATATAGAGCCAACCCTTTGGGCACAAAAACAGTTCGGTCAAGCCCACCTTAATGACCCAAGACGTACTCAAAGACTCGTTGCTCTCGCAGCTTCACTGGCCGAGCAACCTGGCGTACCTGTCTCGAAACTCATTATCTCACCGGCTGAAATGGAAGGGGCTTATCGCTTCATCCGTAATGAGAAAATCAAAGCAGAAGATATCGCAGAGGCAGGGTTTTATGTCACTGCGCAAGAAGCGTTAAAGCAACAAACACTTCTTGCCTTAGAAGACACGACTTCTCTGAGTTACGCCCATCGCAGTATTCGAGATGAACTCGGACACTCCAATCAAGGCAATCGACATCGAGCGATGTTCGTACACTCTACCTTACTTTTTGCGCCCGACACTCAATCTGTGATTGGTTTAATTGAACAACAGCGCTGGACTCGTGATATAGAAAAGCGAGGTCAAAGACACCAGCATGCGACTCGACCATACAAAGAGAAAGAAAGTTATAAGTGGGAACAAGCCTCTCGCTATGTCGCTGAGCGACTTGGCGATAAAATGTCGGATGTCATTTCGGTGTGCGATAGAGAAGCCGACCTCTTTGAATACCTCACTTACAAGCGAGAGCAACAACAAAGATTCCTCGTTCGTTCCATGCAAAGCCGCTGTATTGAAGAGCATGATAATCGTCTTTATAGCTATGCATCTACTCTGTCATCAGCCGGGGAGAAAGTGCTCGAAATACCGCAAAAAGGCGGTCGCAAAGCTCGCAAGGCTCATTTAGATATTAAATATGCCCCCGTGACACTCAAGTCTCCTGCAAACAAGAAAGAGTTCGATAACATTCCGCTTTACTACGTGGGATGTATAGAACAAGGAGAGAATAACGATAAGCTAGCCTGGCACTTACTGACTTCGGAGCCGATAACGAGCAAAGAAGAGGCCCTCAAAATGGTCAGTTATTATGAGCGGCGCTGGCTAATAGAAGATTTTCATAAAGTCTGGAAAAGTGAAGGGACTGAAGTTGAGCAACTGAGAATGCAGAGTAAAGATAACTTAGAAAGGCTCAGCGTCATTTTAGCTTTTATCGCGACTCGCTTACTCCAGTTGAGGTTCATGAATGAGTCCGATGAGTTATCTAAGACCAGTTGTGAGCAGGTATTAAAAGGCAAAGCATGGAAGTTAATGTGGCTAAAGTTGGAGAAAAAGCAGCTGCCGAAGGAAGCGCCCAATATATCATGGGCTTACAATGGTATTGCTCGGTTAGGTGGCTGGAAGAATACCAAGCGAACGGGTCGCGCTTCCATAAAGACGTTATGGCAAGGATGGTTCAGGTTACAAACCATCCTTGAAGGGTATGAACTCGCTAAGTCTCTTGATTAA
- the uxaC gene encoding glucuronate isomerase — MSSYIHKDFLLQGDTAKRLYHDYAAGLPIIDYHNHLDAKEIYDNHQYDNIAQAWLSCDHYLWRALRSNGVNEYYITGDASDYEKFQKWCETMPYLIGNPLYHWCHLELKKYFGLDLLLNSENCAVIWQHCNQKLSQESHRFQSLLKESRVDTLCTTDDPLSDLSYHDKLNRSEFSVQVLPTFRADSLIEIENQSNFQKTLNSLAFITDINVVDFASYAQAITSRVDYFAQHNCRLSDLGLKVVDFSHYHPDVLDQAIAKVKRGDALNSEEISQFKTAVFEVLGKAYHKHGWSMQIHIGVLINVNKRRFDDLGGGTGFSVISDNPIAENLSHLLSLLDQDRQLPQTIVYSLNPKDSSVLGSIIGAFQDSDAQPGKVQLGSAWWFNDHKAGMEKQLQDLANLGALGRFVGMLTDSRSVLSLSRHDYFRRILCNLLGKWVDDGELPNDEPLLKQSVENICYQNAKQYFNFHPSKDLV; from the coding sequence ATGTCTTCATACATACATAAAGATTTTCTATTGCAGGGGGACACTGCCAAGCGTTTATATCACGATTACGCGGCAGGGCTTCCCATTATTGATTATCACAACCACTTAGATGCCAAAGAGATTTATGACAACCATCAATACGACAATATTGCTCAGGCTTGGTTAAGTTGCGATCACTACTTGTGGCGTGCATTACGAAGTAACGGAGTCAATGAGTATTACATCACAGGTGATGCGAGTGATTATGAAAAGTTTCAAAAGTGGTGTGAGACCATGCCGTATCTTATCGGCAATCCGCTGTATCACTGGTGTCATTTGGAGCTTAAGAAATACTTCGGTCTCGATTTACTACTCAACTCAGAGAATTGCGCGGTTATTTGGCAACACTGTAATCAAAAACTCAGCCAAGAGTCTCACCGATTCCAAAGCCTGCTTAAAGAGAGTCGAGTCGATACCTTGTGCACTACGGATGATCCACTTAGCGATTTGAGTTATCACGATAAACTGAATCGTTCAGAATTTTCTGTACAAGTCTTGCCGACATTTCGTGCTGACAGTCTGATTGAAATAGAGAATCAAAGTAATTTTCAAAAGACACTCAATTCACTGGCGTTCATCACTGACATTAATGTCGTCGATTTTGCAAGCTACGCTCAAGCAATCACGTCTCGTGTGGACTATTTTGCCCAGCATAACTGTCGATTATCTGACTTAGGGTTAAAAGTTGTAGATTTTTCACACTATCACCCTGATGTACTTGATCAAGCTATAGCAAAGGTCAAACGTGGTGATGCGCTGAATAGTGAAGAAATCTCGCAGTTTAAGACGGCCGTTTTTGAAGTGCTTGGCAAGGCTTATCATAAGCATGGTTGGTCGATGCAAATTCATATTGGAGTGTTAATTAATGTGAATAAGCGGCGCTTTGATGATCTAGGTGGCGGTACGGGTTTCAGTGTTATCAGTGACAACCCAATTGCAGAAAACCTGAGTCATTTATTGAGTTTGTTAGATCAAGACCGCCAACTCCCTCAGACTATCGTATATAGCCTTAACCCGAAAGATAGCTCAGTGCTTGGGTCAATCATAGGCGCCTTTCAAGACAGTGATGCGCAGCCAGGTAAAGTCCAGCTTGGTTCTGCGTGGTGGTTTAACGATCATAAGGCGGGTATGGAAAAACAACTTCAAGATCTAGCAAATTTAGGGGCTCTAGGACGCTTTGTCGGAATGTTAACCGACTCTCGCAGCGTATTGTCACTCTCTCGTCATGACTATTTTCGTCGCATTTTATGTAACTTACTCGGTAAGTGGGTCGATGACGGGGAATTACCGAATGATGAGCCTTTGCTTAAACAGAGTGTCGAGAATATCTGTTATCAAAATGCCAAACAATACTTCAATTTTCATCCATCTAAAGATTTAGTATAG
- a CDS encoding heparinase II/III domain-containing protein, whose protein sequence is MLQFTSQEMAVIRQNASQEIIEQIIQDNQVVLTSDTLVPPDARATWNLYYFCPTHGVRLSWDRDRPTEHVCPVDGEVLTGEPYDGAWWRWLNGLNSKACNDLGLLWHITQDRKYFEKVREILLGYAEYYPNYEEHGGIPYNGPGKANAQTLCEANCNIDFARGYDFVKDQLNTEEQLFIEQRLLREGAEFLMQHRADQLHNHEMKISATIGVIGLILGDRKFIDFAVSTPYGLKYQLEYGVKGEGLWFEGSIHYHYYALQALLNFEKMACKTEYSLQSVPNFHTMLAFPLKLLINTGDFPRLNDCIAGQEKLTHSHLFEFGYREFRDPLFASALQSIYQDKPRNNIDALLYGVDALPVAELLMCQSIHAEQSGVTIMHDREHDNMLLIKHSPYGGEHDHYDRLGMIVTRNGKEILPDLGTTGYGAELHYGYYKNTVTHNTLAVNQKNQPPANPQVNTFVKEQSYEWLDTQTDWCGELPTVDSHTIVQWDLAAYKDVVFRRQILWLGDVAIEFNTAENPHQQQLDLVWHIRGQHCALAEAQGCDNPLDGPLARMTSCHEMPLKASTNLRYSIDGQTEFNQQLITDSSATLLLGYAPDNPATSDLAYTILRSQEAVLKVATVHNLTQNDEVRVSDIEWCSDVISLRLIRNGVAQSISINQETGVTLFVAD, encoded by the coding sequence ATGCTGCAGTTTACCTCTCAGGAAATGGCGGTCATTCGTCAAAATGCCAGCCAAGAGATAATCGAACAAATTATTCAAGATAATCAGGTTGTGCTTACTTCAGATACTCTCGTTCCACCTGATGCCCGCGCAACATGGAATTTATATTATTTTTGCCCCACGCATGGGGTTCGCTTAAGTTGGGATAGAGACCGACCCACTGAACATGTATGCCCTGTTGATGGCGAGGTGCTTACTGGGGAACCTTATGACGGAGCATGGTGGCGTTGGCTTAATGGGCTCAATTCGAAAGCGTGTAATGACCTAGGCTTGCTTTGGCACATTACTCAAGACCGCAAATACTTCGAAAAAGTTCGTGAGATCTTATTAGGTTATGCTGAATACTACCCGAATTACGAAGAACATGGCGGTATTCCATACAATGGTCCAGGCAAAGCAAACGCGCAGACTCTTTGCGAAGCGAATTGCAATATTGATTTTGCCCGAGGCTATGATTTCGTTAAAGATCAGTTGAATACCGAAGAGCAATTGTTTATTGAACAGCGCTTGTTACGCGAAGGCGCTGAATTCCTGATGCAACATCGAGCTGATCAATTGCATAACCATGAAATGAAAATTTCTGCGACTATTGGTGTGATAGGCTTGATACTTGGTGACCGAAAATTCATCGACTTTGCGGTGAGCACGCCTTATGGCTTGAAGTATCAGTTAGAGTATGGTGTAAAGGGGGAGGGCTTATGGTTTGAAGGTTCTATCCATTATCATTACTACGCTTTACAAGCACTTCTGAATTTCGAAAAAATGGCATGTAAAACAGAGTACTCACTACAATCGGTACCAAACTTCCATACCATGTTGGCGTTCCCGCTCAAGCTACTCATCAATACGGGTGACTTTCCACGTCTGAACGACTGTATTGCGGGTCAAGAGAAGTTAACTCATAGCCACTTGTTCGAATTCGGGTATCGTGAGTTCAGAGACCCTTTATTTGCATCGGCGTTGCAGAGCATCTATCAAGATAAGCCACGCAACAATATCGACGCACTGTTGTACGGTGTTGATGCATTACCTGTGGCAGAGCTGCTCATGTGCCAGTCTATTCATGCAGAACAATCAGGCGTCACGATCATGCACGATCGAGAGCACGATAACATGCTATTAATTAAGCACTCTCCGTATGGTGGTGAGCATGATCACTATGATCGACTAGGGATGATCGTTACTCGAAATGGTAAAGAAATTTTGCCTGACTTGGGAACAACAGGGTACGGTGCTGAACTGCATTATGGGTATTATAAAAATACGGTGACGCACAACACCTTGGCGGTGAATCAGAAGAATCAACCGCCAGCCAACCCTCAGGTGAATACGTTTGTAAAAGAACAGTCCTACGAATGGTTAGACACACAAACAGATTGGTGTGGTGAGTTACCGACGGTCGATAGCCATACTATTGTTCAGTGGGATTTAGCCGCGTACAAAGACGTTGTGTTTCGTCGTCAAATTCTGTGGTTAGGGGATGTGGCGATTGAATTCAATACCGCGGAAAATCCTCACCAACAACAGTTGGATTTGGTCTGGCATATCAGAGGACAACACTGTGCTTTGGCAGAGGCACAAGGTTGCGACAATCCACTAGATGGGCCTTTAGCAAGAATGACGAGTTGCCATGAGATGCCTCTTAAAGCGTCCACTAATTTACGTTATTCGATTGATGGACAAACCGAATTTAATCAGCAGCTGATAACGGATAGTTCAGCGACTCTGTTGTTGGGGTATGCGCCAGACAACCCTGCAACCAGTGATTTAGCTTACACGATTTTGCGTAGCCAAGAAGCGGTTCTTAAAGTTGCCACGGTACATAATTTGACGCAAAACGATGAGGTTCGAGTTTCTGATATCGAGTGGTGCTCGGATGTTATCAGTCTAAGGTTGATAAGAAATGGAGTAGCGCAATCCATTTCAATTAACCAAGAAACGGGTGTTACTTTATTCGTCGCTGATTAA
- a CDS encoding YgjV family protein, whose translation MVNEIVAQAVGLLSFLLGLSTFYQKDDKKLKVVMLMLNVNHLIHFLLLGSITSAIGALISALRTCTAMYTKSLWAAGFFIALAVGSGIGFAQHWYQLLPLAGTIIGTYSIFRLNGIALRVGFLLGAACWLTNNLIIGSIGGSLMEISVIGINLVTIFRLYQDNAKCKITPQQQE comes from the coding sequence ATGGTTAACGAGATCGTTGCACAAGCTGTAGGGCTACTAAGTTTCCTTCTGGGCCTTTCGACCTTTTACCAGAAGGACGACAAAAAGCTCAAAGTGGTCATGTTGATGTTGAACGTTAACCATCTTATCCACTTTTTATTATTGGGTTCTATTACATCGGCAATCGGTGCTTTGATTTCAGCACTCAGGACTTGCACTGCTATGTACACAAAATCGCTGTGGGCTGCAGGGTTCTTTATTGCCCTCGCAGTTGGTAGCGGAATCGGTTTTGCTCAGCATTGGTATCAACTTCTGCCTTTAGCCGGAACGATTATTGGAACGTACTCAATATTTAGATTGAATGGTATTGCACTAAGAGTCGGCTTTTTATTGGGAGCTGCATGCTGGCTAACTAATAATCTGATTATTGGTTCAATTGGTGGCTCGCTGATGGAAATATCAGTGATAGGGATTAACCTCGTTACTATTTTTCGTCTATACCAAGATAACGCCAAGTGCAAAATTACGCCGCAACAACAGGAATAA